From the Oleiharenicola lentus genome, one window contains:
- a CDS encoding DUF1801 domain-containing protein encodes MPKSATPPTVAEFLASLPADRRATITAVHQAIKKTVPKQKPFVAAGMGLGLIGYGKYRYKSASGREGEWFLIGLAAGKAYYSLHICSGGSEGYSVEKNAKKLGKVKCGRSCINFKKLEDLNLDVAMSLVKQAEKDGGINAVT; translated from the coding sequence ATGCCTAAATCAGCTACACCTCCCACCGTCGCAGAGTTTCTCGCCTCCCTGCCGGCTGACCGCCGGGCCACGATCACGGCGGTGCACCAGGCCATCAAGAAAACCGTGCCGAAGCAGAAGCCATTCGTGGCGGCGGGCATGGGACTGGGCCTGATCGGCTACGGCAAATACCGCTACAAGTCGGCCAGCGGGCGGGAAGGGGAGTGGTTCCTCATCGGCCTGGCCGCAGGCAAGGCCTACTACAGCCTCCACATCTGCTCGGGCGGCAGCGAGGGCTACTCAGTCGAGAAGAACGCCAAGAAACTCGGCAAGGTGAAGTGCGGCCGCAGCTGCATCAACTTCAAGAAGCTGGAAGACCTGAACCTCGATGTCGCCATGAGCTTGGTCAAGCAGGCCGAGAAGGATGGTGGCATCAATGCCGTGACGTGA
- a CDS encoding DUF2200 domain-containing protein encodes MPKPTTTKHRIFTMPFANVYPFLVAKAEKKGRTQAEVDEIIRWLTGYTAKGLEKVLKAQTDFETFFADAPKKNPKRKLITGLICGYRVEEIEDPLMREIRYLDKMIDELAKGKAMEKIFRET; translated from the coding sequence ATGCCGAAGCCCACGACGACCAAGCACCGCATCTTCACCATGCCCTTTGCCAACGTCTATCCCTTCCTCGTGGCCAAGGCCGAGAAGAAGGGGCGCACGCAGGCCGAGGTGGACGAGATCATCCGCTGGCTGACGGGTTACACGGCCAAGGGCCTGGAGAAAGTGCTCAAGGCCCAGACCGACTTCGAAACCTTCTTCGCCGACGCGCCGAAGAAGAACCCGAAGCGCAAGCTCATCACCGGCCTCATCTGCGGCTACCGCGTGGAGGAGATCGAGGACCCGCTCATGCGGGAAATCCGCTACCTGGACAAGATGATCGACGAACTGGCCAAGGGGAAGGCGATGGAGAAGATCTTCAGAGAAACCTGA
- a CDS encoding YkgJ family cysteine cluster protein: protein MSDPPPDCLRCGACCHSPAERFVRVTGADWARLGDAAERVAHFIGRGHEAYMKMTAGHCIALEIRPTDDGAPEYFCTLYDRRPQICRDLARGSPECAGERTVKATCARTI from the coding sequence ATGTCCGATCCACCACCGGATTGCCTGCGCTGCGGGGCCTGTTGCCACTCGCCGGCGGAGCGTTTCGTGCGGGTAACCGGAGCCGACTGGGCGCGCCTCGGCGACGCCGCGGAGCGCGTCGCGCATTTCATCGGCCGGGGCCACGAAGCCTACATGAAGATGACGGCCGGCCACTGCATCGCCCTCGAGATCCGCCCCACGGACGACGGCGCGCCGGAATATTTCTGCACGCTCTACGACCGCCGCCCGCAAATCTGTAGAGACCTCGCCCGCGGCTCACCCGAGTGCGCCGGCGAACGGACCGTGAAGGCAACCTGCGCCCGAACGATTTGA